Proteins from a genomic interval of Sporolactobacillus sp. Y61:
- a CDS encoding ABC-F family ATP-binding cassette domain-containing protein: MSILDVENLYKTYGDQTLFDHISFSISEGERIGLIGVNGTGKSTLLNVIAGVDSAEAGTIRHANRFHLAYLTQAPAFEPGVTAIDYIYGGASPVMAALRHYERALASLAGDPDDPSLQEKLLMEQQKMDAAGAWEAEASAKHILTRLGITDFQKPAAELSGGQKKRVALARTLIQPADLLILDEPTNHLDNDTIDWLEEELTRYPGALLMVTHDRYFLNRVTKRIFELDHGKLYIYEGNYELFLEKKAEREEQASIDEAKHQNQLRRELAWLRRGAKARSTKQKARVERVHQMQEEKGQEQKQHVDLSIGSARLGKKVIEAKKLTKSFDGRTLFHDFNLLVTPGERLGIIGPNGSGKTTLLNLLAGREKPDAGTVDIGQTVKIGYYTQNHAEMNQDLTVIDYIKEVAQVLRTADGQQITAAQMLERFLFSRPRQHTFIRKLSGGERKRLYLLRVLMSEPNVLFLDEPTNDLDTETLTVLEDYLLQFPGTILAVSHDRYFLDRIADRLIAFEGDGSIRRFEGDYTEYVKVRKKERGAAETFREKAKPAPARPAQKKKKLTWKEQQEWNGIEDRIAELEKKADALKKAVAGAGSDAARAQELYAQQQEAEKQLDQAMNRWEELSIKVEALEKE; this comes from the coding sequence TTGAGTATTCTCGATGTGGAAAACTTATATAAAACGTATGGTGATCAGACGCTGTTTGATCATATCTCTTTTTCTATCTCAGAAGGCGAACGGATCGGCCTGATTGGCGTGAACGGAACAGGCAAATCAACGCTGCTGAATGTGATCGCCGGCGTGGATTCTGCTGAAGCAGGGACGATACGCCATGCTAACAGGTTTCACCTGGCGTATCTGACGCAGGCGCCTGCATTTGAACCGGGCGTAACGGCAATCGATTATATTTATGGCGGCGCGTCCCCCGTTATGGCGGCGCTGCGCCATTACGAACGGGCACTCGCCAGTCTGGCCGGAGATCCTGACGATCCGTCACTGCAGGAAAAATTATTGATGGAGCAGCAGAAGATGGATGCGGCGGGAGCATGGGAGGCAGAAGCTTCAGCAAAACATATACTCACCCGTCTGGGCATCACTGATTTTCAGAAACCGGCGGCTGAACTGTCGGGCGGACAGAAGAAACGTGTGGCTCTGGCACGGACGCTGATCCAGCCTGCGGATCTGCTGATTCTTGATGAGCCGACTAACCATCTGGATAATGATACGATTGACTGGCTTGAAGAAGAACTGACCCGCTATCCCGGCGCCCTCCTGATGGTGACCCACGATCGTTATTTCCTTAATCGCGTGACGAAGCGCATTTTTGAGCTGGATCATGGCAAACTCTATATATATGAAGGAAACTACGAGCTTTTTCTGGAGAAGAAGGCAGAACGTGAGGAGCAGGCTTCAATAGATGAAGCAAAGCACCAGAACCAGCTGCGCCGCGAACTTGCCTGGCTGCGGCGCGGGGCGAAAGCACGCTCGACCAAGCAGAAGGCGCGCGTCGAACGCGTCCATCAGATGCAGGAAGAAAAAGGGCAGGAACAGAAGCAGCATGTAGATCTGTCTATTGGATCAGCAAGGCTCGGTAAAAAGGTCATAGAGGCTAAAAAACTGACAAAATCATTTGACGGCCGCACCCTTTTCCATGATTTTAATCTGCTCGTGACGCCCGGCGAACGCCTGGGCATCATCGGTCCGAACGGAAGCGGCAAGACGACCCTGCTGAATCTGCTCGCCGGAAGGGAGAAGCCGGATGCCGGAACGGTCGACATCGGCCAGACCGTGAAAATCGGCTATTATACTCAGAATCATGCGGAGATGAATCAAGACCTGACCGTGATTGATTATATAAAAGAGGTGGCGCAGGTTCTGCGCACTGCTGACGGACAGCAGATCACTGCGGCGCAGATGCTGGAACGCTTTCTCTTTTCTCGCCCGCGTCAGCATACATTCATTCGCAAACTTTCCGGTGGTGAGCGCAAACGCCTTTATCTTTTGCGTGTGCTGATGTCAGAGCCAAACGTCCTGTTTCTGGATGAACCGACTAATGATCTGGATACGGAAACATTGACGGTGCTGGAAGATTATCTGCTCCAGTTCCCGGGGACAATTCTTGCTGTATCTCACGACCGGTATTTTCTTGACCGCATTGCTGACCGACTGATCGCTTTCGAAGGGGACGGTTCGATTCGCCGGTTCGAAGGGGATTACACGGAATACGTGAAAGTACGTAAAAAAGAGCGGGGAGCCGCGGAGACTTTCAGAGAAAAAGCGAAACCCGCCCCTGCCCGGCCCGCGCAGAAAAAGAAAAAACTGACCTGGAAAGAGCAGCAGGAATGGAACGGGATTGAGGACCGGATCGCAGAGCTTGAAAAGAAGGCGGATGCGCTGAAAAAAGCAGTTGCCGGCGCCGGCAGTGATGCAGCCAGGGCGCAGGAACTCTATGCGCAGCAGCAGGAAGCTGAGAAGCAGCTTGATCAGGCCATGAACCGCTGGGAAGAGTTATCGATTAAAGTTGAGGCACTGGAAAAAGAGTAA
- a CDS encoding alpha-galactosidase — protein sequence MIQYDGETMRFHLQGRGSSYVLQIVNGCLLHLYWGRRLQAARGSSPIVFTPRSFAPYHDPARRGFSLSTLPLEYPVYGNGDFRHPAYQVRLRDGSTITDLQYCSHQIYWGKKKLPGLPATYVQDDQEAETLEITLRDPVSGLAAILSYTVFRDYDAIARSVLFLNESEAPMDLLRALSVCLDFRDDRFDSLTFYGGHTYERNINRRPLAPGKWIVDSVRGASSPQHDPFFALVRPETTEDQGEAYGFSLVYSGNFSAEMEVDSYHTVRASLGINPFDFSWRLDPGESFQTPEAVLVYSGRGLGGMSRTYHDLYRSRLSRGTFRDQIRPILMNSWEAMYFKVDEEKILKLAQEAATLGIELFVLDDGWFGRRDNDRSSLGDWTVDRRKLPHGLAWLSARIHRMGLKFGLWFEPEMVSPDSELYRKHPDWCLHVPGRPRSLSRYQLVLDLSREDVREELVRSVAGVLSGAEIDYVKWDMNRHMTEIGSARLPPERQRETAHRYMLGLYAILEKLTGRFPNILFENCSSGGGRFDPGMLYYMPQTWASDNTDAISRLSIQYGTSLVYPPITTGAHVSSVPNHQVRRVTPLSTRGLVAMSGNFGYELDLGRLSDAEKLEIRRQITFYKEIRPLIQFGAFYRIVNPFEEGDAAWCFVSPDQKQAIGFYFRVMADPSHALRVFRFKGLDPKLFYENIVTGDVFGGDELMSSGLNVPDEKGDFKSYVWRFRKKEG from the coding sequence ATGATCCAATACGATGGAGAAACCATGCGCTTTCATCTGCAGGGAAGAGGCAGCAGTTATGTGCTGCAGATTGTGAACGGCTGCCTGCTTCACCTGTACTGGGGAAGAAGATTACAGGCTGCCCGGGGAAGCAGCCCGATTGTTTTTACACCGCGTTCCTTTGCGCCCTATCATGATCCTGCACGTCGCGGATTCTCACTGAGCACACTGCCATTGGAATATCCGGTATACGGTAACGGTGATTTCAGACATCCGGCATATCAGGTACGGCTCAGAGACGGGTCCACCATAACCGATCTTCAGTACTGTTCACACCAGATCTATTGGGGAAAAAAGAAACTGCCCGGACTTCCGGCTACTTACGTGCAGGACGATCAGGAGGCAGAAACGCTGGAAATTACACTCAGGGACCCGGTATCGGGACTTGCCGCCATCTTGTCGTATACTGTCTTCCGCGACTACGACGCCATTGCCCGCTCTGTCCTTTTCCTCAATGAGAGCGAGGCACCCATGGATCTGCTTCGGGCATTAAGTGTGTGTCTGGATTTCCGCGACGACCGGTTCGACAGTCTGACTTTTTACGGAGGGCATACGTACGAACGCAATATCAATCGCCGGCCGCTCGCTCCCGGTAAGTGGATCGTGGACAGCGTGCGCGGGGCAAGCAGTCCGCAGCACGATCCGTTTTTCGCCCTGGTTCGCCCTGAGACGACAGAAGATCAGGGGGAGGCCTATGGATTCAGTCTGGTGTACAGTGGCAATTTTTCAGCTGAAATGGAAGTCGATTCCTACCATACCGTGCGGGCGTCACTTGGAATCAATCCCTTCGATTTCAGCTGGAGACTGGATCCCGGTGAGTCCTTCCAGACGCCCGAGGCCGTTCTGGTGTATTCCGGCCGTGGCCTCGGCGGGATGTCGCGTACTTACCATGATCTTTACCGGTCGCGTCTTTCCCGCGGTACATTTCGTGATCAGATTCGACCGATCCTGATGAACAGCTGGGAAGCGATGTATTTTAAAGTAGATGAGGAAAAAATTCTGAAACTGGCTCAGGAAGCAGCTACGCTCGGTATTGAGCTTTTTGTGCTGGATGATGGCTGGTTCGGGCGCCGCGACAATGATCGCAGTTCTCTTGGGGACTGGACCGTTGACCGGCGCAAACTGCCGCACGGCCTCGCCTGGCTTTCAGCACGCATTCATCGGATGGGGCTGAAATTCGGTCTGTGGTTTGAGCCGGAAATGGTTTCCCCGGACAGCGAACTGTACCGGAAACACCCGGACTGGTGTCTGCATGTACCTGGACGCCCGAGATCGCTGAGCCGCTATCAGCTTGTTCTGGACCTGTCCCGGGAAGATGTGCGCGAGGAACTGGTCCGTTCCGTGGCAGGCGTGCTCTCCGGAGCTGAGATTGATTATGTGAAATGGGACATGAACCGCCATATGACGGAAATTGGTTCGGCACGGCTCCCGCCCGAGAGGCAGCGCGAAACAGCGCATCGCTATATGCTGGGGTTGTATGCGATTCTCGAAAAGCTGACCGGACGCTTTCCGAATATCCTGTTTGAAAACTGCTCCAGCGGCGGCGGCCGTTTCGATCCCGGCATGCTGTACTACATGCCGCAGACCTGGGCGAGCGACAATACGGATGCGATCAGCCGTTTAAGCATTCAATACGGAACAAGCCTGGTCTATCCACCGATTACTACAGGCGCGCATGTCTCTTCCGTCCCCAATCACCAGGTTCGCCGGGTCACACCGCTCAGCACGCGGGGACTCGTCGCCATGTCGGGAAATTTTGGCTATGAACTGGATCTTGGCAGGCTTTCTGATGCGGAGAAACTGGAGATCCGCAGGCAGATAACCTTTTATAAAGAAATCCGTCCACTGATTCAATTCGGAGCTTTTTACCGGATTGTCAATCCCTTCGAGGAAGGGGACGCCGCCTGGTGCTTTGTCTCACCGGACCAAAAGCAGGCGATCGGCTTCTACTTCCGGGTCATGGCCGACCCGTCTCACGCACTCCGGGTTTTCCGGTTCAAAGGACTGGACCCAAAGCTTTTCTATGAAAATATCGTCACCGGCGATGTTTTTGGCGGTGATGAACTGATGTCCTCCGGTTTGAACGTCCCTGATGAAAAAGGAGACTTCAAGAGTTATGTATGGCGATTCAGGAAAAAGGAAGGTTGA
- a CDS encoding PTS glucose transporter subunit IIA, with protein MSLWNKLFQTKRQRKKSAALQEEIAHAGDVLPPLTGKVIPITEVPDPAFAQKMMGDGFAIIPEEDIVRSPVNGVVTSLFPTRHALSLRANDGHELLIHVGLETVTLKGEGFDPLVHDGSRVLTGDPLMHVDFHLIEKRGLSPISPVVFTNLKKKEKVVIDQGRIFIRS; from the coding sequence ATGTCACTATGGAATAAGCTGTTTCAAACAAAACGGCAACGAAAAAAAAGCGCCGCTCTGCAGGAGGAAATCGCCCATGCAGGCGATGTTCTTCCCCCTTTGACAGGCAAAGTCATACCCATTACGGAGGTGCCTGATCCGGCCTTTGCACAAAAAATGATGGGGGATGGGTTTGCGATCATTCCGGAGGAGGATATTGTCCGTTCACCGGTTAACGGCGTCGTGACCAGTCTGTTTCCTACCCGGCATGCGCTTTCACTCAGAGCAAATGATGGGCATGAACTGCTGATTCATGTCGGACTGGAAACGGTTACTCTGAAAGGGGAAGGATTTGACCCCCTGGTGCACGACGGTTCCCGGGTCCTCACTGGCGATCCGCTGATGCATGTCGACTTCCATCTCATCGAAAAACGCGGCCTGTCACCCATTTCACCTGTTGTTTTTACGAATTTAAAGAAAAAGGAAAAGGTGGTCATCGATCAGGGACGCATCTTCATTCGTTCATAA
- a CDS encoding DUF4017 family protein, translating to MKYWLIPLVIYIAVSLLCPLSSIGTSPENNIYTWKLVVFQIYALPLLAIMLGVSLIIKIRNGKKSA from the coding sequence ATGAAGTACTGGCTAATCCCCCTTGTTATTTATATTGCCGTTTCGTTATTGTGCCCGCTTTCTTCGATTGGTACAAGTCCCGAGAACAACATATATACCTGGAAATTAGTTGTTTTCCAGATATACGCACTTCCTCTGCTGGCCATCATGCTGGGTGTATCCTTAATCATAAAAATAAGGAACGGCAAAAAATCCGCCTGA
- a CDS encoding pentapeptide repeat-containing protein, translating to MTTNEIGEKIAVARKLKNFSQAQLSEQLAVSAQAVGKWERGESMPDIMTFQRMATILGTDLNYFVRGNDSVPETEPILSTIAAEEKDTPEKPDWNLSGGNWIDADFSGLHGLTERFNGSNIEKCRFLKSDLAGLVLKGNNIRGSDFSRSDLSGCKFAHTNINQDTFIGCDFTRSSFFHSKVSDCDFSMANLTGVVSKWSHFKKVNLNGTVLYRTKFEYSQLTDNTFTGEITECSFENCDFARVIFDGAILRQCFFKNAKLKRATFVNCQVDRLTYAFMKTCKADLTDVTVTEDKK from the coding sequence GTGACAACAAACGAAATCGGCGAGAAAATCGCCGTAGCAAGAAAGCTGAAGAACTTCTCGCAGGCGCAGCTTTCCGAGCAACTGGCAGTAAGCGCACAAGCGGTCGGTAAATGGGAACGCGGTGAATCCATGCCGGATATCATGACATTCCAGCGCATGGCAACGATTCTTGGCACTGACCTTAATTACTTTGTCAGGGGGAACGATTCCGTCCCCGAAACCGAGCCGATTTTATCGACCATAGCTGCGGAAGAAAAGGATACTCCTGAAAAGCCGGATTGGAATCTGTCCGGAGGGAATTGGATTGACGCGGACTTTTCCGGACTACACGGACTCACCGAAAGGTTCAATGGATCTAATATTGAAAAGTGCCGCTTTCTCAAGTCTGACTTAGCCGGGCTGGTCTTAAAAGGTAACAACATCAGGGGCAGCGATTTTTCCCGCTCCGACCTCAGCGGTTGCAAATTTGCCCACACAAACATTAATCAAGATACATTCATTGGCTGTGATTTTACTCGGAGCTCTTTTTTCCATAGTAAAGTATCTGACTGCGACTTTTCCATGGCGAATTTGACGGGCGTTGTAAGCAAGTGGAGTCATTTCAAGAAAGTAAATCTAAATGGCACGGTCCTGTACAGAACCAAATTCGAATATAGCCAACTGACCGACAACACATTCACTGGAGAGATAACTGAATGTTCCTTCGAAAACTGCGATTTCGCACGGGTCATCTTTGATGGCGCGATTCTTCGCCAGTGCTTTTTTAAAAATGCCAAACTTAAGCGAGCAACATTTGTCAACTGCCAGGTAGATCGACTGACCTATGCATTCATGAAAACCTGCAAAGCGGATTTGACCGATGTAACGGTTACAGAAGATAAAAAATAA
- a CDS encoding ABC transporter permease — MNNLIAMSRRIIRQIMRDKRTLALLILAPLLILTLVWFIFGAKTSEPNLAIINYHSSDLLPAFKEADYERMSPLEARQALADKKIDAYVDLKHPVAVHLEGSDPSRNGLAMSQIRKSMQEVQKITVQSMQDQLTQIIQSQQQGIQAQQQLIRQMTIALQQRAPSVLARIQKEAPQPDQPAKAGAPEKASLDITYLHGSEDLNTFDSFGPAMVGIFVFLFIFMIGGVSFLRERTTGTLDRLMASPIKNYQIIWGYMIGFGLFVIIQSFILTAFLVYVLKIYNIGSLTDVLIIVFILSFSALSLSILLSTAAKNELQMFQFIPLVIVPQVFLSGLFPIDTLPGWVQAIGALMPVTYSTRALRNIMIRGTGFDGWWLDGLVLVAFSVVFITLNIFAMRRSRPLA; from the coding sequence ATGAATAACCTGATCGCTATGTCCAGAAGAATCATCCGGCAGATCATGCGTGACAAAAGGACACTCGCCCTGCTGATTCTGGCTCCGCTCCTGATTCTGACGCTTGTCTGGTTCATCTTCGGAGCAAAAACATCCGAACCGAATCTTGCGATCATTAACTATCATTCATCCGATCTGCTTCCCGCCTTCAAGGAAGCAGATTACGAGAGGATGAGCCCGCTCGAAGCCCGCCAGGCACTGGCTGATAAAAAGATTGATGCCTATGTCGACCTGAAACATCCGGTTGCCGTCCATCTCGAGGGAAGTGATCCATCCCGCAACGGGCTTGCCATGAGCCAAATTCGGAAGTCGATGCAGGAGGTGCAGAAAATCACTGTGCAATCCATGCAGGACCAGCTGACTCAGATCATTCAGAGCCAGCAACAGGGCATTCAGGCACAACAGCAGCTAATCAGGCAGATGACGATAGCCCTGCAGCAACGGGCACCTTCCGTACTGGCACGTATCCAGAAGGAAGCCCCGCAGCCGGATCAGCCGGCCAAAGCGGGTGCCCCGGAAAAAGCCAGTCTCGATATTACTTACCTGCATGGCAGTGAGGATCTGAACACCTTTGATTCTTTCGGCCCGGCCATGGTCGGTATCTTTGTCTTTTTGTTCATCTTCATGATCGGCGGCGTCTCCTTTCTGCGCGAACGAACAACCGGTACTCTGGACCGTCTGATGGCTTCACCCATCAAAAACTACCAGATTATCTGGGGCTATATGATTGGATTCGGCCTGTTCGTCATCATTCAGTCTTTCATTCTAACCGCTTTTCTGGTCTATGTATTGAAAATCTATAACATCGGAAGCCTGACAGATGTCCTGATTATTGTATTTATCCTGTCGTTCAGTGCCCTTTCGCTCAGTATTCTGCTTTCAACTGCAGCAAAGAACGAGCTGCAGATGTTCCAGTTTATTCCACTTGTGATTGTCCCGCAGGTATTTTTGTCCGGCCTGTTTCCGATTGATACCCTTCCAGGCTGGGTTCAGGCGATCGGTGCGTTGATGCCAGTCACCTATTCCACTCGGGCACTCAGAAACATCATGATCCGCGGAACTGGATTCGATGGCTGGTGGCTCGATGGGCTGGTATTGGTTGCTTTTTCCGTGGTCTTCATTACACTCAATATTTTCGCCATGCGTCGATCACGGCCACTGGCATGA
- a CDS encoding ABC transporter ATP-binding protein, which produces MTYPVKGEHLFKHYKKQVVLDDVSLTLQEGEIYGLIGPSGAGKTTLVRILLGLEKADKGAVELFEQRPTLGAFRSLGYMAQSDALYNELNAWQNLDFFASIQGMHGKEKKRRILEVAKQVGLSQDLKKTVGDFSGGMKRRLSLAAALVHQPRLYLLDEPTVGLDPMIRRDIWTLFHYLRSKGATMIVTTHVMDEVSQCDRVGLLSGGHLIAEGAPKELTARYGVKTVEDVFLAEEGAKK; this is translated from the coding sequence ATGACCTACCCGGTCAAAGGTGAACATCTGTTCAAACATTATAAAAAACAGGTCGTCCTCGATGATGTGTCGTTGACTCTCCAGGAGGGTGAGATATATGGACTGATTGGTCCGTCGGGCGCAGGAAAAACGACACTGGTGCGTATTCTGCTTGGCCTTGAAAAAGCAGATAAAGGCGCAGTGGAACTGTTCGAACAGCGTCCGACACTTGGCGCGTTCCGTTCACTCGGCTATATGGCACAGTCAGATGCACTGTATAATGAACTGAATGCCTGGCAGAATCTGGATTTTTTTGCTTCCATTCAGGGCATGCACGGTAAAGAGAAGAAGCGAAGAATTCTTGAAGTCGCAAAACAGGTCGGGCTGAGTCAGGACCTGAAGAAGACCGTCGGGGACTTTTCCGGCGGGATGAAACGGCGTCTGTCACTGGCTGCCGCACTCGTTCATCAGCCGCGGCTCTATCTACTTGATGAACCGACCGTCGGGCTCGATCCGATGATCCGGCGCGACATCTGGACCCTTTTCCATTACCTTCGCAGTAAAGGGGCCACGATGATTGTCACCACGCATGTGATGGATGAGGTCTCCCAGTGCGATCGGGTCGGCCTGCTGAGCGGCGGGCATCTGATCGCTGAAGGAGCGCCGAAAGAATTGACCGCCCGATACGGCGTAAAAACTGTTGAGGACGTCTTTCTGGCAGAGGAGGGGGCAAAAAAATGA
- a CDS encoding TetR/AcrR family transcriptional regulator — protein MILSIESKDRRAIKTRAAIRSHFLDLLLQKNFNQITVKDITAAANIGRGTFYLHYQDKYDLLDKVIEEGLTETLSNFQPVHYFSNGKIVPERIIRFARSIFDYFQKNERFFRAMMFNEGIPNFRNRMQQRFIKKFQAEVQGMILKNKETDQTTLEILPVFISSGMIGLIGWWFQHHMCISAEDMAGRIFMVMTRGPLQSMGFQIEHEQ, from the coding sequence ATGATTCTGTCAATTGAATCAAAGGACAGGCGGGCCATAAAGACAAGAGCCGCGATCCGTTCACATTTTCTTGATCTTCTGCTGCAGAAAAATTTTAATCAGATCACGGTCAAAGATATTACCGCGGCGGCAAACATCGGACGCGGGACATTTTATCTGCACTATCAGGATAAGTATGATCTGCTGGATAAAGTAATCGAAGAAGGACTCACGGAAACACTCAGCAACTTTCAGCCAGTGCACTATTTTTCCAATGGGAAAATTGTGCCGGAAAGGATCATTCGTTTTGCCCGGAGTATCTTCGATTATTTCCAAAAAAATGAGCGCTTTTTCCGTGCGATGATGTTCAATGAAGGAATTCCGAACTTTCGCAACCGGATGCAGCAGCGATTTATAAAAAAATTTCAGGCTGAAGTACAGGGAATGATATTGAAAAACAAAGAGACGGATCAGACGACACTCGAAATTCTTCCTGTATTTATTTCATCAGGTATGATCGGCCTGATCGGCTGGTGGTTTCAGCATCATATGTGTATTTCCGCAGAAGATATGGCCGGCCGAATTTTTATGGTGATGACCCGGGGTCCCCTGCAGAGTATGGGCTTTCAGATCGAACATGAACAGTGA
- a CDS encoding fumarylacetoacetate hydrolase family protein produces MNHIRNIYCVGRNYALHAKELNNAVPGSPMFFSKPTHAAVTAVGQTITLPGDQGSVHYEAEWVIRIGKAYSSGMHADDLIDGMALGVDFTLRDVQTALKKKGYPWLAAKGFLHSAVLTPFTDFPGLAESAQTDFSLEINGLNVQRGNIGQMIFDPQTLIDFCGTQYGLSEGDILFTGTPAGVGKVKSGDAFCLRWGKDVFGTFKIALT; encoded by the coding sequence ATGAATCACATTCGCAATATCTATTGTGTCGGCCGAAACTATGCCCTTCATGCCAAGGAACTGAATAATGCCGTTCCCGGATCCCCCATGTTTTTTTCTAAGCCGACACACGCTGCCGTCACGGCGGTCGGACAAACCATCACCTTACCCGGAGATCAGGGCAGTGTACACTACGAAGCCGAATGGGTCATCCGAATCGGCAAGGCTTACTCATCCGGCATGCACGCCGACGACCTGATCGACGGCATGGCGCTCGGTGTCGACTTTACACTGCGTGACGTGCAGACGGCATTGAAAAAGAAGGGTTATCCCTGGCTCGCCGCCAAGGGCTTCCTTCATTCAGCCGTACTGACACCTTTTACAGACTTTCCCGGGTTAGCTGAAAGTGCACAGACTGATTTTTCCCTGGAGATCAATGGATTGAACGTCCAGCGCGGGAATATCGGTCAGATGATTTTTGACCCGCAGACCCTGATTGATTTCTGCGGCACGCAGTACGGTCTTAGCGAAGGAGACATTCTGTTTACCGGGACTCCCGCCGGTGTCGGGAAAGTGAAAAGCGGGGACGCCTTCTGCCTCAGGTGGGGAAAAGATGTCTTCGGAACCTTTAAAATCGCACTGACGTGA
- a CDS encoding isochorismatase family protein → MFPEAHDLISRVRFTRHIDETEGSPIQAGTPGADIDAQLAPCVFECIEKKIPSAFYRTELNDKLQAAQVDEVVLTGFNSEYCIFFNSAATFEHGYRVTVIEEACSSVNTGKDYGMDDLDIPEFIYSILDNSGEVNVIELEDFLTSSKA, encoded by the coding sequence ATGTTCCCAGAAGCACACGACTTAATAAGTCGTGTGAGGTTCACTCGTCATATTGATGAGACGGAAGGAAGCCCCATTCAGGCAGGCACTCCCGGTGCTGACATTGACGCGCAACTGGCCCCCTGTGTTTTTGAATGTATCGAAAAAAAGATACCCAGTGCTTTTTACCGAACAGAATTAAACGACAAGTTGCAGGCTGCACAGGTTGACGAGGTTGTCCTTACAGGCTTTAACAGCGAATATTGCATTTTCTTTAATTCGGCAGCCACTTTCGAACACGGCTATCGCGTGACGGTGATTGAGGAAGCCTGTTCCTCGGTAAATACCGGTAAGGATTATGGTATGGATGATTTGGATATCCCCGAATTCATTTACTCTATCCTTGATAATTCTGGTGAAGTAAACGTCATTGAGTTAGAAGATTTTCTCACGAGTTCAAAAGCGTAA
- a CDS encoding RNA-guided endonuclease TnpB family protein — protein sequence MTNPDSSFLNAFALNNMLKALKMEYPWLKDAESTSLQCTNHDLVEAYKKFFKEHTGFPKFKSKKYPKQSFQSKCVGKNIKQVNKHHVKLPKLGIVRFKAGIKIPEKIKSVTVRLSPTGKYYAVLLVEYENQTFNKTGRQLGIDLGVADLVIGSDGIKFPTIRFDKILARKKYYWEKRLARRRLQAQKEIAWDKHNKVLNPRCLDDFKNYKKAKLMVAEYNEKMTNQRNDYLHKITMQLVKDNDVIVMEDLKAKNLLRNHKLSRAIVNQSWREIRRMLEYKCAWCGKKLVIVNPYKTSQICSECGYDDGKHTLDIRDWTCPGCGHHHDRDINAAKNILRLGTSLGKRVVTSA from the coding sequence TTGACCAATCCCGACTCTTCTTTTCTTAACGCTTTTGCATTGAATAACATGCTTAAAGCCTTGAAGATGGAGTATCCATGGTTAAAAGATGCTGAGAGTACCAGTTTACAATGTACGAATCATGATCTGGTGGAAGCATATAAAAAGTTTTTCAAAGAACATACCGGTTTTCCAAAGTTTAAATCAAAGAAATATCCGAAACAAAGTTTTCAATCAAAATGTGTAGGTAAAAACATTAAACAAGTTAATAAACATCATGTTAAATTACCGAAATTAGGAATTGTGAGATTCAAAGCAGGAATTAAAATCCCTGAAAAAATTAAATCAGTAACTGTTCGTCTATCACCAACAGGAAAATATTATGCTGTGCTGCTTGTTGAATATGAAAACCAAACATTCAACAAAACAGGAAGGCAATTAGGTATTGACCTGGGTGTTGCCGATTTAGTCATTGGATCTGATGGTATTAAGTTCCCTACCATTCGTTTTGACAAAATCTTAGCCAGGAAGAAATATTACTGGGAGAAACGGTTAGCTAGACGTAGATTGCAAGCTCAGAAAGAAATCGCATGGGATAAGCATAATAAGGTACTTAATCCCAGATGCCTCGATGACTTTAAAAATTATAAAAAAGCCAAATTAATGGTTGCTGAATACAATGAGAAAATGACTAATCAACGCAATGACTATCTCCATAAAATTACAATGCAATTAGTTAAAGATAATGATGTCATTGTCATGGAAGATTTGAAAGCAAAAAATCTTCTACGCAATCACAAATTATCCAGAGCAATTGTTAATCAATCCTGGCGGGAAATTAGACGGATGCTTGAATACAAATGTGCATGGTGTGGTAAAAAATTAGTCATTGTCAATCCCTATAAGACATCACAAATATGCTCGGAATGTGGTTATGATGACGGAAAGCATACGTTAGACATAAGGGACTGGACATGCCCTGGCTGTGGGCATCATCACGATAGAGATATTAACGCAGCAAAGAATATTCTTCGGCTCGGGACGAGCCTTGGTAAAAGAGTTGTGACCTCTGCCTGA